A part of Paenibacillus donghaensis genomic DNA contains:
- the hflX gene encoding GTPase HflX: MESKQQHAIIVGIQLQQDDNFAYSMEELRNLADACGIAVVGELSQKASRINPSQYLGTGKIQELSVLLEQHDAPIVIFNDELSPSQLRNLESALDRQVIDRTILILNIFAERAKTRESQLQVEVAELQYMLPRLTGLRESLGRQGGGAGLKNRGAGETKLELDRRRIEERITVLQTELLQQVARRQIQRKQRHKNEVPVVCFVGYTNTGKSSLMNAMVEAYHPGSGKQVLAKDMLFATLETSVRSIELPDHKTFLLTDTVGFVSQLPHHLVKAFRSTLEEVTEADLLIHVVDISDPQHEQHIAVTQETLLALGADQIPTQFAYNKTDLTDLPYPLVEDGNVYLSAKRAKGLEELTGLIRSHVFTDYIQCEILVPFDRGAVVSYFNEHAHVQAVSYEETGTRLTLECRIADYERFRDDFTPLQ; encoded by the coding sequence ATGGAATCCAAACAACAGCACGCGATTATTGTGGGAATACAACTGCAACAGGATGATAACTTCGCCTACTCCATGGAGGAGCTGCGCAATCTGGCCGATGCCTGCGGCATTGCCGTAGTCGGTGAATTAAGCCAGAAGGCCAGCCGGATTAATCCTTCGCAATACCTGGGTACCGGCAAAATCCAGGAGCTGTCTGTCCTGCTGGAGCAGCATGACGCTCCTATTGTCATCTTTAACGATGAGCTGTCCCCTTCCCAGCTGCGCAATCTGGAGTCTGCCCTGGACCGGCAGGTCATCGACCGGACGATTCTGATCCTTAACATCTTCGCCGAGCGCGCCAAGACGCGGGAGTCACAGCTGCAGGTGGAGGTGGCGGAGCTGCAGTATATGCTGCCGCGCCTGACCGGGCTGCGGGAATCGCTGGGCCGCCAGGGGGGTGGTGCGGGGTTGAAGAACCGCGGTGCCGGTGAAACCAAGCTGGAGCTGGACCGCCGCCGAATCGAGGAGCGGATCACTGTGCTGCAGACTGAGCTGCTGCAGCAGGTGGCACGGCGCCAGATCCAGCGCAAACAGCGGCACAAGAATGAAGTGCCTGTCGTTTGTTTTGTCGGCTATACGAACACTGGCAAGTCAAGCTTAATGAATGCGATGGTGGAGGCTTATCATCCCGGAAGCGGCAAGCAGGTGCTGGCCAAGGATATGCTGTTCGCCACCCTGGAGACTTCGGTCCGCAGCATTGAGCTGCCAGACCACAAAACCTTCCTATTAACCGATACCGTCGGCTTCGTCAGCCAGCTGCCGCATCATTTGGTCAAGGCTTTTCGCTCGACGCTTGAGGAAGTAACGGAAGCCGATCTCCTGATTCATGTGGTTGATATTTCCGATCCGCAGCATGAGCAGCATATTGCGGTGACTCAGGAAACATTGCTGGCGCTAGGTGCCGATCAGATTCCGACACAATTTGCTTATAACAAAACCGATCTGACCGACCTGCCTTATCCGCTGGTCGAGGACGGCAATGTCTACCTGTCCGCTAAGCGGGCCAAAGGTCTGGAGGAACTGACCGGACTCATCCGCAGCCATGTGTTCACCGACTACATCCAGTGCGAGATTCTGGTGCCGTTCGACCGTGGTGCGGTGGT
- a CDS encoding methyl-accepting chemotaxis protein — translation MAQEKSAEAANYIKKSADETSLISNFIKEIANQTNLLGLNASIEAARAGEHGRGFGVVADEVRKLADHSAAAGGNIEKSLSDMKQYVDEILAHIHNMAILTHGQTALAEQVNASMDEINSMSKSLVDFARSI, via the coding sequence GTGGCCCAGGAGAAGTCTGCGGAGGCGGCCAATTACATCAAGAAGAGTGCAGACGAAACCTCGCTGATCTCCAATTTCATCAAGGAAATTGCCAATCAGACCAATCTGCTTGGCCTTAATGCTTCTATTGAAGCTGCACGTGCGGGCGAGCATGGCCGGGGGTTCGGCGTGGTGGCCGATGAAGTGAGGAAGCTGGCGGACCATAGTGCTGCGGCTGGCGGCAATATCGAGAAAAGCCTCTCGGATATGAAGCAGTATGTTGACGAGATTCTGGCCCATATTCATAACATGGCGATTCTGACCCATGGACAGACCGCGCTTGCCGAGCAGGTTAATGCTTCGATGGATGAAATTAACAGTATGTCTAAATCTCTGGTAGACTTCGCTAGAAGCATATAA